The DNA region ACTACTACTAGGAAGAAAAGCACAAGAGAGGAGGAGCACTTTCTCTCAGCATACACAACATGGTTGGTTCCATTTCTGCTTTTAGGAGAGTGGAATCAAGGCCTTGGGTTACAGCTTTTGCAATCTTCCATCCCTCCTGTCCTGTCATGCTGTCCTTCTCAGCATTGTAATGACACGAGAAAGCCCAATCTGCTACTTTGCTGTCGGCCTACAGCCTGCGTTACATCACATCAACAAAGAATTCTCCAGCATTGCCCACCGCCATGCGCAGAGACTGGCGTGAGGCAGTGAGCTCAGGGGGCACAGCGGCGAGCTCTCTGCCTGGTGGGGCGCCAGGTGCAGCTGTAGACAGATGTGGGGGCTGGGGGGGCAGGCCAGGGGGGCCATAGACAAGGCCAGGACCATAGGCTATCGAGTGGGAGTTGGTACTGCGGTGGCTGACAGAGCTACGGACGCTTCGCTCACTAGGGGCAGCCACTGAGCGCTCACTTGGAGCTCGGTGGCTCCTGATCTCAGTTTCACTGCCACTGCCGCCGGACTTCCGACCCTCATTCTTACTGCAGTTAGAACCACTGCTTCCTGTAGACGGAGTAGAAGAGACAATGATTAATATctaaatatacaaaacacattatgtttttttccccccgaGTGACCTACATGAGCCACTCACTCCCATCTGGGTGCCAGTGAACTGACGCAGGCAATACTGACCCAGTTTGTGGGAGACTCTCAAGAGAGCTGCATGACTAATGCAGACATGGTCACGGAGCATTCACTGCCTTCCACAGGCCAAACAGCTTAGCCATTACTGAAGGCAATTAtacgttttcattttattaccaCAAACAGCCTGCTTGCTTTTGAGGTTCTTCAGACTGATGAATTTAAAACCATCACACTTTGTATGCTTAAAAGTACATTCTGATATTTTGAGAAGCATGCTTGTTGTCCTAAACCCACAGacaaaaagatacatttttatctcTCTGCGTCTTTTAGACAGGTAGGTCTGGGACTAGCTTAGCACCAACTCTGGAGGCTAGGGAAAGCTTCcataaaaagcaataaaatgcaactTATAACAACTCATGTTGTATCTTGTAACCTGGTAGACTATTCAGCAATACATTCAATGGTAGTGTGCAACCACAAAATGAGGACAAGGACGTCTGACATGTTTTGTGCAGTCAGTAGGCCCAGCTGTTGTTGGTCAGTAAATATCTCCATTGCGTAAGCAAACTGCTCTTAAAACCGCAATGTCTGGTTTTCTATTCCTACacattaaatacacaaaataaaacatgtaaataaggCAGCTTTGGAGCTGTTGGAAGGAATATTTTTCCCTCTTGACAGAGCTAAGCTGTTTCCTTCAAGTCTTTGAAGTAAGCTAATTTAAACATGCACTGGGCCTATAAAGTGTGGAGATAAAATTCATGTTGATATTCTCATCTGGCTCTGggtaagacagcaaacaagatGTCAAACACAGCACAATGTTGggagtattcctttaaatccCTCTATGCAAAGTGACGCTTCAGCCAATACCTCTGTCTGTAGGTTTGAAAAGTTGTTGTTAAAAGGTTTGTAGTTTGCTCCTTCACAAGAAATGCAGCTGTAGCTAGCATGAACTCATGTCAGTTATAATGACCGAGTGTTTGCAACATACTGTGCCACAAAGTATTTGCAGCATACATATGGATAATGGTGAAAAAGGAATCTGCAGCCATTAGAGAAGTTTCTACGgacattttgattattattaaaatctGTTGTTACTGACATGAATTCAAGCTCACTACTGCTGCTTTGTTAAGGAGCAAACTGCAAACTTTACACACAACTTTAACTCAGAAGATAATATATTGGAtggaatattataatattaagatacaagatagatgtattgatcattttacaacacagggttgtataacgaTATTAATATGGCATTCACAGCCGATTGTTCTCCAATGCGTGTTAAATAGACTAGTGATGAACACATACAATATGTTCTAACTGCACTCACCACTGTGCTGGCTTCCTGCACTGCCAGCACCTGGTCCACCATGGAAGGGCTGTGGCAGTTCGTATGGGTGTGGAATGGGGAACTGGTAGGGCAGGGTCATGGGCCAGGGGGCTGCCCCGGGATGGGGCAGAGGGGGGAGAGTGTCCTGATCTGAGGCGCCCCCACTGGAACCATCATGGTCATGGAGAGACAGGTGGGTCATATCTGAGGTGGAGGAAATAGAAAAAACTGATTTAGAGTTTCACAGTAACACCCCAACCATAACACTGTGAGACATTTGCTTTTACTGCTAACAATTTTAGCTAAGTAAAGAGCTGAGAGTCCACTTACTGCCACAGAGGTCTCCAAAGATATAATAACACTGTTCAGAGAAGGTGATCTTGTTGACTGTGTGTCGGATGTAGCCGGCCTTCAGCAGGTTGCTGGCGTATTTACGGGCTTCTCGGCGATCTGAGAACCCTTCCACATGATGGAAGAGCCAGTCCACCACATCAGAACCTgatgacacaaagacacacacattttaggTACTGCACATGTCATCGTGAATTTTACAGTTTTGCACATCACATTCAATGACTATTTCATGATAGAGAATAATATCCAAGATGATGATTTGAATCATCTATATTTAATGTGACATTTATCTGTCCACAGCTGATTTTAACTAATTTTTTACTGAATTGATACAAGAGGCTTTAAGGCATCATTTCAGCCACATCACTGAGGCACTGACAGCAGCGTACAAACTGAACTGAGCAAATAAAGAATAGAGATGGGTGTGTGAAGGGAATAAATGCTGGACCGTGCCTGCTGCCTCGACAGACATACCAATAAAAGCGTTAGCGATGGTTATCTTGAGCCACATCCTGTCCCGCACCTCCAGACCAGACTCTGGGCAGGCCATGGCCTTAGCAACTGTTGCCATGTCGCTGTGGATAGAGAGGTGGAAGTCATCGAATCCTGGGAAAGGCCAGAGGACACACATATAAGTTACCACGGGAACTGAACCACATCCTGTAGTCATCCATGTCAAAAGCTGAAATAGTTTAGGTCTAATCTATCTCAAATCTGTTTTGATGTGTTGATATGTTTAACATCACTGAACCTTTTTTAAGGACAAAGACATTAATCTCacacaaatatcaaaaatatttagGTTTGTTTGGTTTCCtacaaaatttaataaaaacagtgaTGTTACCGCATCGAGACAACCCAAAAACTGTTGGTCTGTTTTGGACTTTGCCTCAAATAATATTTGGTTTCCTGTGGTCTGCACTGTAATTTGACCCCTGTTCTGCCTTGATCATTAATCAGACTGTTTTAGGCTGGATCTTTGTTTGAATTGGACTACAACTGAGCTGGTCTTGACAAAACCCCAACAAAAagccttttcaaaataaattaaatgtccTCCCTAGAACACTATTATATCATTACATATCATCTCACAAAGGTTCATTACATTCCAAGATAAGATGTTTTTATAAAGTGCTGTTGTAATTTACATTCTGGTGTTCGCACTTCCCCTCAACCTGTCTAATCAGTGATTTCCTTTATTTCCCAGAAGGCATTGTGACCATCCCCCCAAAAtaagtgtgtttacattttagtaTTGTATTTAGTATTTTAGAGTATTGTCCATGTTTGATGTTCTGAAGATATTCATTTTTCAATAACTTGTTAACAAGCAGAAGTAAAATGAATGAGTACATTTCCAAATCCTCGAAGAGGAAAGGCAATTTAAAACGTATTTAGTATTTGAGTTTAAACGCTTCCAACATTCACAAACACgccaaatattttttctcttgttgGTTGAAAATATCCACATAAACCTGACTTCCCTTTCATGTTTCAGAGTAGTACTAGCTGTTGTCACTGCACATTAATAAAGGCACCCTTTATGCAAAACTCAGCCTTTTCAGTGGCTGCATTGCATTATGTTCTGTTGATGCTTTTACCAGTGGTGAAACTGTTGAACCCATCTTGTCCGCGACAGATTTCTCCCTGTATGACTGTTGAACATTGGTCCAAAATAGTGAGCGTAGAACGATTGCTCCGATTGTGAGGCACCAACTGAACTGATATTTTAGATTGCAGacattttttctccttttaaacATCACTGTATGTGCACCGTAGGTAACTCCTGGCAACAATACAGTTGGCATAGGCTTTTAAAGTGTGTGATCAAGTGAAATTTCTGGCCTGTCTGAAAGGGAAAATCTACAGAAATCTAAATTATATCAATTTGGTCAAGAAAGTGTGTTGACAGCGGAAAGATTTTTCTccagaaagaaagacatcacTGTCCTTCCAAAGATTACAGAGAAGATGAAAGTTGTGAGTTATGCTTAGGCTTAGGTTTTGACAAGAGTTATTGAGCAGATGGAAGCTGTGGGGCTGAACACAGTAAAAGCTGGAACAGAGAGTAGTCGCAGGAATGCAGTGAGAGGGCAGGGCCACACTTCTGAAGAAGATACTGATATTACAGCATTTTTGGAGGTTGGAGGATGGGGGCTCCAAAATGAGAGCTGATTGttcaaaaatgtgaaatccTGAAACATCAACAATCCTGGAGGACTTTATGCCTCATATCATAATAGTGTGAATGCTCAACAGTTATCTATTAAGTGCATTAATATTTATAAGGTTATCAAAAAGCCAACAGAAAAcatagtatatactgtaaaactGATAAAAGAGGGATAGTAAATTACAttgcaaattcaaaaaaggGGTAGCGTGTGCAAAAATTTAAAGTAGAGACAAAAGGAAAGTGAATGGAAAACTGCGACAAAGAGTTAAAGTCGAATGTAGgttgttttgaaaaaaagtgCCTTGACAACAAGCCATAACAGGCAGCTGCAGGGGGGTGATGTGACTCACGTTCAGTCTCAGGGATAGAGCTGCTGAtggaggagctggtggaggtgaCGGTGCTCATGGAAGGGCTCATGCCATACGCAGGGTATACCCCGGTCATAGCCGCCGTGTGGGACACCCACGCAGCTGGGTCAATGGGCCGGATTGGCTCACCTGTTGAATTAAATGTAGGGTACGCAATTAGAGTTGGTGATCTTACCCAAGCCAGAGTAACGCATATCAAAACAGATGGCTCCGCATGTACTAATCTttgtaatgaaaagaaaaaagggaacaaGAGAGGCAAACACTCACTCCTGGGCAGAGCGAAGCAGCTCCGAGGGTTTGGGTCccagcacttggccacagtcaGAGTAATGGGGCTGGtaataaacacaaagacaaagaatagTCTCAGCTTCAACTTACTAGTATTCAACTATGTCCTTGATTTGCACCTGTGTTTTATGGAagaatatttctatttattgcTGTTAAAgaatatgcatgtatgtttaaatgtgcGCCTGTTTGCTGCTTACCCTGGCTTGTGCACTATGTCCCTCAGTACTCGAACTGCGTCGTCATTACTCATGTTCTCGAAGTTTATGTCATTCACCTAaaatgaaaggggaaaaaaaagacaaaaatcaggttgtaaacatatatttgtataaaaaaaGATTCATTATGACACTATGTAGGAATATAGCAATTTAGTTTTAGGCCCATCCTTTAAATGTGGTATACAACTTTCACAGAGTTACAGTTATTCAAATAAATCCCACTACACAAAGCCATTAGTGGGACTGGCAGTATTCAACATGGCGTGTCATATTAAAATTGGGAAGTGGGTTTTcaacaaaatattgaaaatggTCATTAGAGCCATTAACACAGCTGAAAGACACAATGTGGTTGAGATTACGTAGAAAAAAGTCGTAATGAGAATAATaggaaaagcaaaacagaatttcattaaaaatattgaatCACTTGCTGTGCAATGATATACTGCAACAGGCATTAATTGCATTGATCACAGttcagaaatatgttttttatgctTTACACATGGCcatctgaataaaaaaaaaaaaaacctttgacaTTACTAAGTACTTTCAGTTCACTGCAGGCGCTGGCGCTAAACGCAAACACAAGTCCCAGGTATGCACAGACACtctgtcttacacacacacatacagacacacacctgcaaCAGCATGTCCCCAGGCTCTATGCGTCCATCTGCAGCCACAGCTCCTCCCTTCATGATAGAGCCGATGTAGATTCCTCCATCTCCCCTCTCATTACTCTGACCCACAATACTGATGCCCAAGAAGTTGTACTTCT from Siniperca chuatsi isolate FFG_IHB_CAS linkage group LG13, ASM2008510v1, whole genome shotgun sequence includes:
- the LOC122886819 gene encoding segment polarity protein dishevelled homolog DVL-3-like, which produces MGETKIIYHLDDQETPYLVKLSVPADKVTLADFKNVLKKPNYKFFFKSMDDDFGVVKEEISDDNAKLPCFNGRVVSWLVSGDGAHTDAGSVADSLEAAPPLERTGGIGDSRPPSYHGKAASGRDSLDNDTETGSMVSQRRERERPRRKHSNDHGGRQNGYSSRTMGRGGAEYDSCSSFMSSELESTSCFDSEDDDATSRFSSSTEQSSSRLMRRHRRRRRKPKASNMDRSSSFSSITDSTMSLNIITVTLNMEKYNFLGISIVGQSNERGDGGIYIGSIMKGGAVAADGRIEPGDMLLQVNDINFENMSNDDAVRVLRDIVHKPGPITLTVAKCWDPNPRSCFALPRSEPIRPIDPAAWVSHTAAMTGVYPAYGMSPSMSTVTSTSSSISSSIPETERFDDFHLSIHSDMATVAKAMACPESGLEVRDRMWLKITIANAFIGSDVVDWLFHHVEGFSDRREARKYASNLLKAGYIRHTVNKITFSEQCYYIFGDLCGNMTHLSLHDHDGSSGGASDQDTLPPLPHPGAAPWPMTLPYQFPIPHPYELPQPFHGGPGAGSAGSQHSGSSGSNCSKNEGRKSGGSGSETEIRSHRAPSERSVAAPSERSVRSSVSHRSTNSHSIAYGPGLVYGPPGLPPQPPHLSTAAPGAPPGRELAAVPPELTASRQSLRMAVGNAGEFFVDVM